The following are encoded together in the Bartonella schoenbuchensis R1 genome:
- a CDS encoding type II toxin-antitoxin system RelE/ParE family toxin — translation MAIVSFKHKGLKLFYTTGSTKAIQAAHTKKLRVILTALTSATCPEMLKAPAFKMHSLKGELTGYYSIWVNGNWRITFRFIGTDVELVDYQDYH, via the coding sequence ATGGCAATTGTGAGCTTCAAGCATAAAGGCCTAAAATTATTTTACACGACGGGTTCCACCAAAGCTATTCAAGCAGCTCACACAAAAAAGTTACGTGTTATTTTAACGGCTTTAACAAGTGCGACATGCCCCGAAATGTTGAAAGCACCTGCTTTTAAAATGCACTCTCTCAAAGGCGAACTTACAGGCTACTATTCTATATGGGTTAACGGCAATTGGCGTATTACCTTTCGTTTTATCGGAACAGACGTTGAGCTTGTTGATTATCAAGATTACCATTGA
- a CDS encoding HigA family addiction module antitoxin has product MMHNPAHPGEVLKVAFLEEMDITIQKLADHLHVTRASLSRVINGHASMSTELAVKLELAGFSKAKFWLDMQTNYNLWQARQRAQPPICPLVSDTTQMPL; this is encoded by the coding sequence ATGATGCATAACCCCGCACATCCAGGAGAAGTTCTAAAAGTAGCTTTTTTGGAAGAAATGGATATAACAATACAAAAATTAGCCGATCATCTCCATGTGACAAGAGCTTCTCTATCAAGAGTTATTAATGGACATGCCTCTATGAGCACCGAACTTGCAGTTAAATTAGAATTAGCTGGTTTTAGTAAAGCAAAGTTTTGGTTAGATATGCAAACAAACTATAATTTATGGCAAGCAAGGCAACGAGCACAACCACCTATTTGTCCTCTGGTTTCCGATACTACTCAAATGCCACTTTGA
- a CDS encoding antitoxin MazE family protein — translation MGTMHVNERVQKHRNAQRKAGLRLMQIWVPDIRQPDFAEECRRQCRLVAKTDKDNASMQLFMEQSLKDIDGWT, via the coding sequence ATGGGTACAATGCATGTTAATGAACGCGTTCAAAAACATCGTAATGCACAAAGAAAAGCTGGATTGCGTTTAATGCAAATTTGGGTACCAGATATACGTCAACCGGACTTTGCTGAAGAATGCCGTCGCCAATGTCGCTTAGTAGCAAAGACAGATAAAGATAATGCGTCTATGCAACTATTTATGGAGCAATCCCTAAAGGATATTGATGGCTGGACATAA
- a CDS encoding type II toxin-antitoxin system PemK/MazF family toxin, with product MMRGSLITVVMQGDFGKPRPALVIQANQFSEHTSITVLPITSTLIAAPLLRITIRPNSENGLLKPSQVMIDKIMTVRCDKVSSIFGYIHTDEMIQIERCLAVFLGIVK from the coding sequence ATAATGAGAGGTTCTCTTATAACAGTAGTTATGCAAGGCGATTTTGGCAAACCAAGACCCGCGCTAGTAATCCAAGCTAATCAATTTAGTGAGCATACCAGCATCACAGTCTTACCAATTACAAGCACACTTATTGCTGCTCCACTACTGCGCATTACTATTCGGCCAAATAGCGAAAATGGTTTGCTAAAACCTTCACAGGTAATGATTGATAAAATTATGACGGTACGATGTGATAAAGTTAGTTCAATTTTCGGCTATATTCACACAGATGAAATGATACAAATTGAACGCTGTTTAGCTGTATTTTTAGGAATAGTAAAATAA